In a single window of the Candidatus Gorgyraea atricola genome:
- the acpS gene encoding holo-ACP synthase produces the protein MIVGTGVDIIEVERVKKALDAWGEKFLNRVFTQREMDYVNTKKFPSENLAARFACKESVLKAFGDTRIGIQLKNIEILNNKKGKPEIVLHGEAKEFAEKNSLDNIIVSMSHTANYAVSNAILWRND, from the coding sequence ATGATAGTTGGGACAGGAGTTGACATAATCGAAGTAGAGCGGGTGAAAAAGGCGCTCGATGCATGGGGCGAGAAGTTTCTGAACAGGGTGTTTACTCAGAGAGAGATGGATTATGTAAATACCAAGAAATTCCCCTCTGAGAATCTCGCTGCAAGATTCGCGTGCAAGGAATCTGTTTTAAAGGCATTTGGTGATACAAGGATAGGTATACAGTTAAAGAACATCGAAATCCTCAACAATAAAAAAGGAAAACCTGAAATAGTCCTGCACGGAGAGGCAAAGGAGTTTGCAGAAAAGAATAGCCTCGACAATATCATAGTAAGTATGTCTCACACAGCCAATTATGCTGTGAGCAATGCAATACTCTGGCGGAATGATTAA
- a CDS encoding pyridoxine 5'-phosphate synthase: MPELGVNVDHVATVRQTRGGTEPDPVQAALLCEKAGCDSIVAHLREDRRHINDADVRALRKTIRTRFNLEMSINPGIVEIAKRIRPDQATLVPEKRQELTTEGGLSVTKNKKKIGRVIESLSKKGIAVSLFIDPDEREIGAAKEIGATIIEIHTGLYSLVKTKKAIDREFKKIKEATSFALSLGMVVNAGHGLDYTNTARIARIKGMNELNIGHSMISRAMFTGLYNAVRDMKALI, translated from the coding sequence ATGCCTGAGCTCGGTGTGAACGTGGATCATGTCGCTACAGTGAGGCAGACAAGAGGCGGCACAGAACCTGACCCTGTGCAGGCAGCCCTTTTATGCGAAAAGGCCGGGTGTGACAGTATCGTAGCGCATCTTAGAGAAGATCGACGACATATAAATGATGCGGATGTCAGGGCGCTGAGAAAAACGATACGTACAAGATTTAATCTCGAGATGTCGATAAATCCAGGGATAGTGGAGATCGCAAAGAGGATTCGGCCAGATCAGGCAACACTAGTCCCAGAAAAAAGGCAGGAGCTTACAACTGAGGGCGGCCTGTCGGTTACAAAAAATAAAAAAAAGATAGGTCGCGTAATAGAGTCGCTTTCGAAAAAAGGCATTGCCGTAAGCCTTTTTATCGACCCTGATGAGCGAGAAATCGGCGCGGCAAAAGAAATCGGCGCAACTATTATAGAGATACACACGGGTTTATATAGCTTAGTCAAAACAAAAAAGGCCATAGACAGAGAATTTAAAAAAATAAAAGAGGCAACAAGTTTCGCGCTTTCTTTAGGCATGGTGGTGAATGCAGGCCATGGCCTTGATTATACCAATACAGCAAGGATTGCCAGAATAAAGGGCATGAATGAACTGAACATAGGCCATTCAATGATTTCCCGGGCAATGTTTACCGGACTTTACAATGCAGTGCGCGACATGAAGGCGCTTATATGA
- the cdaA gene encoding diadenylate cyclase CdaA, which produces MYDYLSSIKMLVEIGILWFAFYVILIFARGTRGVQVLKGIIFIMLFFIVTQKLGLDTINWIFTKMFAISVITVLIIFQPELRRGLASLGQHKWSGIFFRESEVIKEIMKATLSLSGRKIGALIAIERDSNLSNYIESGIEIDGRVSTELLITVFMPNTPLHDGGVVISGNRVVGAGCLFPLTQNPRVSRTLGTRHRAGLGLSEETDAVVIIISEETGEVSVATGARLTHNLDKDALERVLNNLFRPDRKKKVSFFNFNRGKT; this is translated from the coding sequence ATGTATGATTACTTAAGTTCAATAAAGATGCTTGTTGAGATAGGGATCTTGTGGTTTGCCTTTTACGTGATCCTCATTTTTGCGCGAGGTACGCGAGGTGTCCAGGTTTTAAAAGGCATAATTTTTATAATGCTCTTTTTTATTGTGACACAGAAACTCGGCCTTGACACAATAAACTGGATATTCACAAAGATGTTCGCGATATCTGTTATTACTGTTTTAATCATATTTCAGCCTGAGCTGAGGCGCGGACTAGCCAGTCTTGGCCAGCATAAATGGTCTGGTATTTTTTTCAGGGAGTCAGAGGTTATAAAAGAGATCATGAAGGCAACGCTTTCGCTTTCAGGCAGAAAAATAGGCGCGCTTATAGCGATAGAAAGAGATTCGAATCTCAGTAATTATATTGAGAGTGGCATAGAGATAGATGGCAGGGTCTCTACAGAGCTTTTGATAACAGTATTTATGCCGAATACGCCGCTTCATGACGGCGGGGTAGTGATTTCCGGGAACAGGGTCGTGGGCGCAGGGTGTCTATTTCCACTTACGCAAAATCCGCGGGTGTCGAGGACGCTTGGGACAAGGCACAGGGCAGGACTGGGCCTGAGCGAAGAGACCGACGCTGTGGTGATTATAATTTCTGAAGAGACAGGCGAAGTCTCAGTCGCAACAGGCGCCAGGCTCACGCATAATCTTGACAAGGACGCGTTAGAGAGGGTGTTAAATAATCTTTTTAGGCCTGACAGAAAAAAGAAGGTCTCATTTTTTAACTTTAATCGGGGCAAGACATGA
- the folP gene encoding dihydropteroate synthase: MSFQLELGSRTHIMGILNLTPDSFSGDGIHGDVGRAVEQAEKMIGEGADIIDVGGESTRPGAAAVSIEEEIKRVIPVVEKLSRVVRVPISIDTRKSEVAHQALDKGASMINDITGLELDTSMADLAAQYNAKVIIMHIKGEPQTMQEEPVYSDLMTEITEKLADLIRNAEDKGVKKENIIIDPGIGFGKTFEHNLEILQSLSRFKSLGRPILVGPSRKSFIGNILGVEPRQRIFGTAAAAAIAIKNGADIVRVHDVREMKQVAMVVDSIVRSKEVVNV; the protein is encoded by the coding sequence TTGTCCTTCCAGCTTGAGTTGGGTTCACGCACGCATATAATGGGAATATTGAATCTTACGCCAGATTCATTTAGCGGCGACGGGATACATGGAGATGTTGGCCGCGCAGTCGAGCAGGCAGAAAAGATGATAGGCGAAGGCGCGGATATCATCGATGTGGGTGGAGAATCAACGCGGCCAGGCGCCGCAGCAGTCAGCATTGAAGAAGAGATAAAAAGGGTCATACCTGTCGTCGAGAAATTATCCAGGGTTGTCAGGGTCCCGATTTCAATTGATACAAGAAAGTCTGAGGTAGCTCATCAGGCACTGGATAAAGGCGCTTCAATGATCAATGATATAACAGGACTCGAATTAGATACTAGCATGGCAGATCTTGCAGCTCAATACAACGCAAAGGTCATTATTATGCACATAAAAGGCGAGCCGCAAACCATGCAGGAGGAACCAGTCTATAGTGACCTGATGACTGAGATCACAGAAAAGCTGGCAGACCTTATCAGGAACGCGGAAGATAAAGGCGTTAAGAAGGAGAACATAATAATAGATCCGGGTATAGGTTTTGGAAAAACATTCGAGCATAATTTAGAGATTCTGCAAAGCCTTTCGCGTTTTAAGTCGCTGGGTAGACCGATCCTTGTAGGTCCGTCGAGAAAATCTTTTATAGGCAATATACTTGGTGTTGAGCCGAGGCAGAGGATCTTCGGGACCGCAGCAGCCGCAGCCATAGCTATAAAAAATGGAGCGGACATTGTACGAGTACATGATGTCAGAGAAATGAAACAGGTTGCCATGGTCGTAGACTCGATCGTGCGCTCAAAAGAGGTAGTAAATGTATGA
- the ftsH gene encoding ATP-dependent zinc metalloprotease FtsH, protein MQKTNPVKKPVKKADNDKNKMSKNIFLWVGLFLLLTYILRLGSFSAQGVPQELSYGEFYRLLETNMDTGAIASAVKTDSRIKGVFSSGTSFAVHIPDSDQDLLRLLKKNVEDFDVRPSRTLLANLFYSLGPMILFIGFLWFFVYRSASHGGGKILSFGKSRARQIAGGQTKITFKDVAGVDEAKEELKEIIEFLKDPKKFQKLGGKIPKGVLVMGPPGTGKTLLAKAVSGEAGVPFFSISGSDFVEMFVGVGASRVRDLFEQAKRAAKTGGKGAIIFMDEIDAVGRQRFAGIGGGHDEREQTLNALLVEMDGFNTQEGVILIAATNRPDVLDPALLRPGRFDRMVVITRPDIIGREEILKVHIRSIKIDKTVDLKDIARQTPGFSGADLANLVNEAALLAARKNKNSVEIKDMQESIERVIAGPEKKTRVINVEEKKIVAYHEAGHALLALLIPGADPLHKVSIIPRGLALGYTMRLPIEDRHIVTKKELLGKIVGILGGRASEEIVFKELSTGAQDDLEKTTAIARDMVMRWGMSEKLGSLTFGRREHQVFLGRDITEEKNYSEQTAVEIDGEVRRIIDESYTRAKKELSSNKDKLKLLAEKLLEKEVMDLEEVKNLVLPA, encoded by the coding sequence ATGCAAAAGACGAACCCTGTAAAAAAGCCTGTTAAGAAGGCTGACAATGATAAGAACAAGATGAGCAAGAATATATTTCTGTGGGTAGGACTTTTTCTGCTTCTTACGTACATCCTTAGGCTAGGCTCTTTTTCTGCGCAGGGCGTGCCACAGGAATTAAGCTACGGCGAATTCTACAGACTTCTCGAGACCAACATGGATACAGGCGCCATAGCATCTGCTGTTAAGACTGACTCTAGGATCAAGGGCGTTTTTTCAAGTGGCACGAGTTTTGCTGTGCATATCCCTGACAGCGACCAGGATCTCTTGCGGCTATTGAAAAAGAATGTTGAGGATTTTGATGTGAGGCCTTCAAGGACATTACTGGCAAATCTTTTTTATTCTCTTGGCCCGATGATCTTGTTTATAGGATTTTTGTGGTTCTTTGTGTATAGAAGCGCTTCGCATGGTGGAGGAAAGATCCTTTCATTCGGAAAGAGCCGCGCCAGGCAGATAGCTGGCGGACAGACAAAGATCACCTTCAAGGATGTCGCTGGTGTGGATGAGGCAAAGGAAGAACTAAAAGAGATCATTGAATTTTTAAAAGACCCGAAAAAATTTCAGAAGCTTGGCGGAAAAATTCCCAAGGGCGTGTTGGTGATGGGCCCGCCTGGCACAGGCAAGACGCTCCTGGCAAAGGCAGTTAGCGGCGAGGCAGGCGTGCCGTTTTTCAGCATCAGCGGTTCTGATTTTGTAGAGATGTTTGTCGGTGTTGGCGCTTCAAGGGTTCGGGATCTCTTTGAGCAGGCAAAGCGCGCTGCAAAGACAGGCGGTAAAGGCGCCATCATTTTTATGGATGAGATAGACGCGGTTGGCAGGCAGAGGTTCGCGGGTATTGGCGGCGGGCACGACGAGCGAGAGCAGACGTTGAATGCGCTCCTGGTGGAGATGGACGGCTTTAATACACAGGAAGGCGTTATATTGATCGCAGCGACTAACCGGCCTGATGTGCTTGATCCCGCGCTTTTGCGGCCAGGCAGGTTTGATAGGATGGTTGTTATTACACGTCCTGATATTATTGGCAGAGAAGAGATCCTAAAGGTCCATATTAGGAGTATAAAGATAGATAAGACCGTTGATCTGAAGGACATTGCGCGGCAGACGCCTGGTTTTTCAGGCGCAGACCTGGCAAATCTGGTAAATGAGGCAGCGCTTTTAGCTGCGCGGAAAAATAAAAATAGTGTCGAAATAAAAGATATGCAGGAGTCCATAGAAAGGGTGATCGCAGGCCCTGAAAAAAAGACGCGTGTGATAAATGTAGAGGAAAAAAAGATCGTCGCGTATCATGAGGCAGGCCACGCGCTTCTGGCGCTTCTTATACCTGGCGCAGATCCGCTGCATAAGGTTTCGATTATACCGCGGGGTCTTGCGCTTGGCTATACCATGAGACTCCCCATAGAAGACAGGCACATCGTTACTAAAAAAGAGCTTCTTGGGAAGATCGTCGGGATACTTGGAGGCAGGGCCAGCGAGGAAATCGTGTTTAAAGAGCTTTCAACTGGCGCGCAGGACGATCTCGAAAAGACCACTGCTATCGCGAGAGACATGGTCATGCGCTGGGGCATGAGCGAGAAGCTAGGCAGTCTTACCTTTGGCAGGCGCGAACATCAGGTATTCCTGGGCCGCGACATAACCGAAGAAAAGAATTACAGCGAACAGACCGCGGTGGAGATAGATGGAGAGGTGCGCAGGATCATTGATGAATCTTACACAAGGGCAAAGAAAGAACTTTCGAGCAATAAAGATAAGTTAAAACTTTTAGCTGAGAAATTATTGGAAAAAGAGGTAATGGATTTAGAGGAGGTAAAAAATCTTGTCCTTCCAGCTTGA
- the tilS gene encoding tRNA lysidine(34) synthetase TilS, with product MFIEKIRATIKKYQMLQKGDRILVGLSGGADSVALLHAFSALKKEFSLYIHIAHLDHMFRGEESVGDRKFCEGLAKKLKLEITYKEINVPQVAKEKGISPEEAGRQERYDFFKEIAKAKDITKIAVAHNKDDQAETVLMRMIRGAGMLGLGGMNPVKEMRGIKIIRPLIEISRQEIEAFIKDEDLQFRQDSSNEKLIFTRNKIRRELMPYLEKNFNANIKEVLANMAENLRVENEFLEKFANRKLKSSSKINNGHILIDLKRFKSQPEAVRKRILRAALLQIKGNLRRLTYQHWKELEQLIYVRPVNSKVDLPSGVDVVKHKKSISLCLRG from the coding sequence ATGTTTATTGAGAAAATCAGGGCTACAATTAAAAAGTATCAGATGCTGCAGAAAGGCGACAGGATTTTAGTGGGGCTTTCTGGCGGGGCTGATTCTGTTGCCCTGCTCCATGCGTTTTCGGCATTAAAAAAAGAATTCTCGCTATATATACATATTGCGCATTTAGATCATATGTTTAGGGGTGAGGAGTCTGTGGGTGATAGGAAGTTTTGTGAAGGCCTTGCAAAAAAATTAAAGCTGGAAATAACTTATAAAGAAATAAACGTCCCGCAGGTCGCCAAGGAAAAAGGTATTTCTCCTGAAGAGGCTGGCCGGCAAGAGAGGTATGATTTTTTCAAAGAGATCGCTAAGGCCAAGGATATAACAAAAATAGCAGTCGCCCACAATAAAGATGACCAGGCAGAGACAGTTCTTATGAGGATGATTCGCGGAGCTGGCATGTTAGGCCTGGGAGGCATGAACCCAGTAAAAGAGATGCGAGGTATTAAAATAATCAGGCCTCTTATCGAGATCTCGCGCCAAGAGATAGAAGCTTTTATAAAAGATGAGGACTTGCAATTCAGGCAAGACTCTTCCAATGAAAAACTCATTTTTACCAGGAACAAGATCAGGCGTGAATTGATGCCTTACTTAGAAAAGAATTTTAATGCGAACATAAAAGAGGTCCTGGCTAATATGGCTGAGAACCTGCGCGTTGAAAATGAATTTTTAGAAAAGTTCGCGAATAGAAAATTAAAAAGCTCTTCGAAAATTAACAACGGCCACATTCTAATAGATCTTAAGAGATTCAAGTCTCAGCCGGAGGCAGTAAGAAAGAGGATATTGAGAGCCGCGCTACTTCAGATCAAAGGGAACTTGAGGAGACTTACCTATCAACATTGGAAGGAACTGGAGCAGTTGATTTATGTAAGGCCAGTGAATTCAAAGGTCGATCTACCTTCAGGCGTGGATGTGGTAAAGCACAAAAAAAGCATATCTTTGTGTTTGAGGGGTTGA